The genomic DNA acaaattaatttgctttgttttatttttatttgaatttcattACTATATtagattatacactgagtgtacataaCATTAAGAACATCTTACAAATATTTTGCCCTTAGTACAGCTTTAATTTAtcaaggcatggactctacaaggttttcgaaagcgttccacagggatgctggcccatgttgactccaatgtttcccacagttgtgtcaaattgtctGGATTTAATTTGGGTGATTTAATTTTGTATTTCCCCCTAATTTCATGATATACAATTGCGATccaattacaatcttgtctcataaACACAGCTATTTTTACTCTTATTTTACCCTAAATGTTTTTTGATTACACTCTCATCCTCTTCTGTTTGAGCAAGGCATGAGATAGAAAGTAGAGTATATTTCCACTCTGACCTTGGGCTAATTATCAACTCACCCCTACATACGTTTTCTTTTTAGAACAAGACCTGAAAGAAATATAGAAATGCTCAGTGCAGCCTAGAGCAAAGACGTCATGAATATTCAACTTGTAGAAGGCTTAAAGGGTTATTTAATGTAGAACATATTCCTTGTCAATACAATGCGGTCTCCAGGGCCATCTGAAATGGAATAAATCAATTAGGTTGTCCCTCACATGACAGGGATGAAGACTGATTTAATAGAAAAATATTACTAGGCATCAAAGCAACATGTACTGTAAGAGTAAACCATATGTTCAAAGCAACATGTACCGTAGGAGCAAACCATATGTTAAGCTGCATCAGCATGACATTTCAAGCTCCTATACAGTAAATgtttaaattgtgtttttgtcTCCTTAACAGGACATATCCAACATGATGACAAGTACGTGAAAAGAGAAGAAAGTTAACATTGCAATGGGGGCCTGCTGCTGTTGTGATGCCTCTGACTAGTCTTCTGTGAAATATGGAGAAATCTGGTCCGATGCTGGCCGCTATTCCCAATCGCACAGGGGCCAACCTCACAACTGGTCTATGGGGACCCAACCCCACAGTCCCCGCAGAGGTGGGAGTGGTCACCAGCTCCCAGTCTCAGATCAAAGATCTGATTGGGCTGTTTGCAATGGTGACCCTTAATCTCATCGCCCTATTGGCCAACACTGGAGTCATGGTGGCCATCGCCCGCGCCCCTCACCTGAAGAGGTTTGCCTTTGTGTGCCACCTGTGTGCAGTGGACCTGCTGTGTGCCATCCTCCTCATGCCCCTGGGCATCATCTCCAACTCACCCTTCTTTGGCACCGTGGTGTTCACCGTGTTGGAATGCCAGGTCTACATCTTCCTCAACGTGTTCCTCATCTGTGCCTCCATCCTCACCATCACCGCCATCAGTGTGGAGCGCTACTACTACATCGTCCATCCCATGCGCTACGAGGTGAAGATGAGCATCAATCTAGCCATCGGCATAATGCTCCTCATATGGGTCAAGTCCATCCTTCTGGCCCTGGTCACCCTGTTTGGTTGGCCTGCCTACGGGGCCCACAGCTCCATCGCTGCCAACCACTGCTCCCTCCACTGGAGCCACAGTCGGTTGAGGAAGGTGTTCGCCGTGCTCTTCAGCGTGGTGTGTTTCCTGTTACCTGCCA from Oncorhynchus clarkii lewisi isolate Uvic-CL-2024 chromosome 7, UVic_Ocla_1.0, whole genome shotgun sequence includes the following:
- the LOC139414357 gene encoding probable G-protein coupled receptor — translated: MEKSGPMLAAIPNRTGANLTTGLWGPNPTVPAEVGVVTSSQSQIKDLIGLFAMVTLNLIALLANTGVMVAIARAPHLKRFAFVCHLCAVDLLCAILLMPLGIISNSPFFGTVVFTVLECQVYIFLNVFLICASILTITAISVERYYYIVHPMRYEVKMSINLAIGIMLLIWVKSILLALVTLFGWPAYGAHSSIAANHCSLHWSHSRLRKVFAVLFSVVCFLLPAIVIFAVYCNVYKVARSAALQHAPSTTTWASSNPAKRANRSDSINSQTTILTATRSLPQRLSPERAFSGGKAALTLVVIVSQFLLCWLPYFSFHLHLSFRSSLQSPGDVEEAVTWLAYSSFAVNPFFYGLLNRQIREELVKFRRCCSSGPVELVASSHEGSFQENFLQFIQRTSSTADKRSSCTNSSPRNTLDQGIRIPGQIPEEHG